In the Salvelinus sp. IW2-2015 unplaced genomic scaffold, ASM291031v2 Un_scaffold1337, whole genome shotgun sequence genome, GTTTAAGAGTAGCAGACTGACCTTTCAACCTCCACCACCATCAGGGGAGGAGTATAGAGAGTAGTCAGATACTCTAACCCTGCACCACCATTCAGGAGAGGAGTATAGAGAGTAGTCAGACTGACCTCTAACCCCCCCATCCACCACCATCAGGGAGAGGAGTATAGAGCAGTAAGTTCAGACTGACTCTAACCCTGCACACCAATCAGGGAGAGGAGTATAGAGGAGTTACTCAGACTGACCTCTTAACCCTCCACCACCATAGGGAGAGGAGTATAGAGAGTAGTCAGACTGACTCTAACCCCACCACATCAGAGAGAGAGTTTAGGAAAATAAGATGAGAATAAAAGGCAAACGTGTCCATGTCTCTTCATATACACAGTCTGGTGCTTCGTTCAGTGGATGTCCCAGTGAGGGATCATTGGGAACTGTGGAACGTACATTGCAGAAGTCTGTGGAAAACTCACCAGCAAACGTCTGGGACCTGGCACAGACAGCAGATACTCAGCTCCAACaacggcagtgtgtgtgtgttagtacagCCGTAACATGGTCACAACAGGAAATAAGTGTGTGTTATGATACAGTATAGGGCTGTAAATCTGACTTTGTGGTGATGTAATAGCTCTTCAAATGGACTTAATGGTGTTGTGTCAGATTCTAGTAACATACATAAGTCTCTCTAACCCCTGGGGTGCAGAGAAATGTACCTCAGATGGAATTTCTCTCTGGCTGAAACCAGGAACAAGAGCTCTGTTTATTGATTTTGAATAATcagcaccacaacaccacacacacacacacacacacacacacacacacacacacacacacctcaaagtCTGTCGTACAAAATAATCCTCAGACATTCTTATTGAAGATATTTTAACAGAAGGACTTCATACATAATACCATACACATTACTACAGTGATATCTCTCAAGAATGAAACCTCACTAGCATTAAAACAAGCAACAGTAAAAAATCACATTGAAAACAAACGaatcaaatgaaaaaaaatgGACAAAGAAAATAGACTAGAAAATCTTATTATTTTCCATTGGTGTTTTTTCAACCTCTCAGCAACGTTTGAAAGAGAAATTCAGTAGAGACAGGATCACATGAAGTAACTCATTCGCACAAGGAACGCTGTCTTGCGGTTGACACAATGATGTACTTGTGTTTCTGGTGAACAATCACTATCTGAGGGCTAAATGTCTCCAGGCAGACATTCTCCCCAGCATTTGACTGACTGGAGGATAAGCTGGAAACGTATCACGTCACAAACATTGTGGTAACGTTGGTCCTTTTAATACCTTTGTAATGTACTGTAGGAATCAACAATGCCCATGAACTGATCTCTCAGCTCGACAACAACATGTTGTGTTGGTAACAGCCCTTAAACAACTTGTGCTTGGCTCTACAGTACAAACTGATCAGTACTCATGGAAACCACAGTTATGCATGCAGATGTTCAAACTGCTTGAGACTGACTTGAGATCAGCGGTAGGGATGTTATATTTGCATAGGGATTGGTATAGCATGGGGAAGCTGACAGAACTACTCCTCACAATGCTAGCCTCGCGGCAGCAACATTTGCTGTTAGCTACGGAATAGAGAAAAGCAAGTCCAGACATTAAGCAACAGGTGCTGCTGTCTAAaagggcaaaacacacacacacacacacacacttggacacacacacacaaacacatctcagCAGTTTTTGGGCAGGTCCTCCAGTAACCTCAGCAGAAAGACCACAGCTCTGTTTATGGAATCTAGCAGTTATGATGACAGCAGACAGAGGCAGTAGCAGACAGTAATTACAGACGACAGAACATACCCATgcacaaactgacacacacacacacactacataaatgCACAAACAACCCCcattacatccacacacacactacataaatgCACAAACAACCCCcattacatccacacacacactacataaatgCACAAACAACCCCCATTACATCCACACACACTTCTCTTTCAATAATAatgtataatatatgccatttagcagatgcttttatccaaagcgacttacatgAGAAAGCCCACGAGAAATCCCATGAGAAAGGCCACGAGAAAGCCCACGAGAAAGCCCATGAGAAAGGCCACGAGAAAGCCCATGAGAAAGGCCAAAGAAAAGGCCACAAGAAAAAGCCCATGAGAAAGGCTACGAGAAAAGGCCACGAGAAAGCCCACGAGAAAGCCCATGAGAAAGCCCATGAGAAGGCCACGAGAAAGCCCATGAGAAGGCCACGAGAAGCCCATGAGAAAGGCCATGAGAAAGCCATGAGAAGGGCACGGGAACCATGAGAAGGCCACGAGAAAGCCCATTGAGAAAGCCCATGAGTGCTTCAAATATAGCCAGTAAATAGTGACTCCTTCCTGTCAACCAGGGAGATAGAACAGTCGAGATGAGGATTGGTGGACACACGCAACTGTGatatcatataaacacacacacaagcgagagcgacacagacacacacacagagcagagagaagacacagacacacacacagagcgagagcgcacaccacacacagagcgagagcgacacagacacacacacacacaggcgagagcgacacacacacacacacaaagcgagagcgacagaccacacacacacaagagcgagagcgacagacacacacacacagagcggagagcgacacagacacacacacagagcgacacagacaccacacacagagcgagagcgacagacacagagcgagagagacacacccacacacacacacaccacacacacagagcgagagagacacagacaaacaacacacagagcagagagacacacagaccacacacacaccagagcgagaagagacacagacacacacacagagcggagcagagacacagacacacacacacacagagcgagagagaacaagaccacacacagagcgagagacaacacagcacacacacacacagaaagaagagagatgacAGACACACTTTAAGGTAAAAGGTTTTGATTGGTCCCCGTAACCCTATTGGACAACACGACAGGTGAAATGTGAAGCTTGGAATTGGTTTTGGTGGCACTTGTTTCTTttataaacatacagtatacagcacAACATTAGCATACAGTATATTTGACAATTAAAGAGCAACATTTAATAGGTTTTAAATCAAACCAGGTGGGAAAAGCAGTGTTCAAAAACCACCCAGGGCTTCCATACAGCAGGACTCCCCACCATCCAGACAATGTAGGACCCCTCCTCCTGAGAAAGAGTCTTTGGATTCTCACGATGCACTTCAGACAGAGGAAAGTAGACCGATAGATAGTGGATGTGgtgtgagagaaatagagagagacagagtgcagtggatgtgtgtgagagaaatagagagatacagagtgcagtggatgtgtgtgagagaatagagagagacagagttgcagtggatgtgtgtgagagaatagagagagacagagtgcagTGGATGTGTGAGAGAAGTAGAGCAGAGACCAGGTGCAGtggatgtgtgtgagagaaatagagagatacagagtgcagtggatgtgtgtgagagaaatagagagagacagagtgcagtgtatgtgtgtgagagaaatagagagagacagagtgcagTGGATGTGTGCAGATGCTGATGCTTGAACAGGGATATGTTTATATGGCAAAGAGTCATCCCTCAGCGTGGAAAACCCTGGGGCTGTGTCATGGTGAGAGCTCCGCCCTCACCCATTGGCTCCTTCAGTCCCAGTATGTCCAATCCGGTGGTCCCAAGAAGGACAATGGGCACAGACTCCTCCTTCAACTGGCAGGAGGATGAAGTTGCCCTTAGACACTGATTGAAGGACAGTTTCTATATTTCtctatggttaaggttaggatatgGGTAAgatgagctgatcctagatctgtggctaAGGGCAAACTTCTACCCATCTCCTTTAATTGGACCGTGATAGACTGTCCTCTAAGAGGTCCTCTAGTGACCCCGCCCCGTCTATACTAGCCCCCTCTATGCTAGGCTCCTCCTTCTGCGCTATCTTGGTCTTCTTATTGGGTGGTTTGCTGAAGCGGGGCGTGGTGTCCTCCTGCATCAACTCTTTGGCCAAGATGTTCGTCACTGCATGACCAGCTCTCCGGTtggctgagaaagagagacagagacagagacagagagagagagagagagagagagagagagagagagagagaggtcagacatGCCATTTCAGGGATTGGTCATATTGTGTTACCAGACAAGCGGCAGAGGGACAGTGGAGACGGGGGTCAGTTCAGTACAGGCTAACAGCTCAGTACTAGCAAACCAAACGTCTCACTGCAAACAACCAGCCAGCGGCACTCTATTTCTtatgtagtgcacaacttttgacaagACTCCATAGGGAtctaatcaaaagtagtgcactatgtagggaataaggtgcaatttgggatgcagaggCAGAGACTGACTCGCCCCAGGCCCAGGCAGGCTGTCTTCAGGAATATACCGTCTGTTGATACTGGTCAACAGGACCCACACATGAACAAGCCTGTATTCACTggtgacgcacacacacaactacagttgaagtcagaagtttacatacaccattcctgacatttaatcctagtaaKaattccctgtattaggtcagttaggatcagcacttagttttaagaatgtgtaatgtcagaataatagtagagagaatgatttatttcagcttttatttctttcatcacattcccagtgggtcagaagtttacatacactcaattagtatttggtagcattgcctttaaattatttaacttgggtcaaatgttttgggtggtcttccacaagcttcccacaataagttgggtgaattttggcccattcctcctgacagagttggtgtaactgagtcaggtttgtaggcctcctcgctcgcgcacactttttcagttctgcccacaaattttgtataggaatgaggtcagggctttgtgatgNNNNNNNNNNNNNNNNNNNNNNNNNNNNNNNNNNNNNNNNNNNNNNNNNNNNNNNNNNNNNNNNNNNNNNNNNNNNNNNNNNNNNNNNNNNNNNNNNNNNNNNNNNNNNNNNNNNNNNNNNNNNNNNNNNNNNNNNNNNNNNNNNNNNNNNNNNNNNNNNNNNNNNNNNNNNNNNNNNNNNNNNNNNNNNNNNNNNNNNNNNNNNNNNNNNNNNNNNNNNNNNNNNNNNNNNNNNNNNNNNNNNNNNNNNNNNNNNNNNNNNNNNNNNNNNNNNNNNNNNNNNNNNNNNNNNNNNNNNNNNNNNNNNNNNNNNNNNNNNNNNNNNNNNNNNNNNNNNNNNNNNNNNNNNNNNNNNNNNNNNNNNNNNNNNNNNNNNNNNNNNNNNNNNNNNNNNNNNNNNNNNNNNNNNNNNNNNNNNNNNNNNNNNNNNNNNNNNNNNNNNNNNNNNNNNNNNNNNNNNNNNNNNNNNNNNNNNNNNNNNNNNNNNNNNNNNNNNNNNNNNNNNNNNNNNNNNNNNNNNNNNNNNNNNNNNNNNNNNNNNNNNNNNNNNNNNNNNNNNNNNNNNNNNNNNNNNNNNNNNNNNNNNNNNNNNNNNNNNNNNNNNNNNNNNNNNNNNNNNNNNNNNNNNNNNNNNNNNNNNNNNNNNNNNNNNNNNNNNNNNNNNNNNNNNNNNNNNNNNNNNNNNNNNNNNNNNNNNNNNNNNNNNNNNNNNNNNNNNNNNNNNNNNNNNNNNNNNNNNNNNNNNNNNNNNNNNNNNNNNNNNNNNNNNNNNNNNNNNNNNNNNNNNNNNNNNNNNNNNNNNNNNNNNNNNNNNNNNNNNNNNNNNNNNNNNNNNNNNNNNNNNNNNNNNNNNNNNNNNNNNNNNNNNNNNNNNNNNNNNNNNNNNNNNNNNNNNNNNNNNNNNNNNNNNNNNNNNNNNNNNNNNNNNNNNNNNNNNNNNNNNNNNNNNNNNNNNNNNNNNNNNNNNNNNNNNNNNNNNNNNNNNNNNNNNNNNNNNNNNNNNNNNNNNNNNNNNNNNNNNNNNNNNNNNNNNNNNNNNNNNNNNNNNNNNNNNNNNNNNNNNNNNNNNNNNNNNNNNNNNNNNNNNNNNNNNNNNNNNNNNNNNNNNNNNNNNNNNNNNNNNNNNNNNNNNNNNNNNNNNNNNNNNNNNNNNNNNNNNNNNNNNNNNNNNNNNNNNNNNNNNNNNNNNNNNNNNNNNNNNNNNNNNNNNNNNNNNNNNNNNNNNNNNNNNNNNNNNNNNNNNNNNNNNNNNNNNNNNNNNNNNNNNNNNNNNNNNNNNNNNNNNNNNNNNNNNNNNNNNNNNNNNNNNNNNNNNNNNNNNNNNNNNNNNNNNNNNNNNNNNNNNNNNNNNNNNNNNNNNNNNNNNNNNNNNNNNNNNNNNNNNNNNNNNNNNNNNNNNNNNNNNNNNNNNNNNNNNNNNNNNNNNNNNNNNNNNNNNNNNNNNNNNNNNNNNNNNNNNNNNNNNNNNNNNNNNNNNNNNNNNNNNNNNNNNNNNNNNNNNNNNNNNNNNNNNNNNNNNNNNNNNNNNNNNNNNNNNNNNNNNNNNNNNNNNNNNNNNNNNNNNNNNNNNNNNNNNNNNNNNNNNNNNNNNTTGTTTTATCTCAGCAATCCTgctttatccctccctccctccccttctctctattcTCCTGTGTGGGTGACAGCTGTGCCGCAGCGCCATGTTGAATTATATAGATCAGacgaggattgtgtgtgtgtctgagaaatGAGTGCAATTATCCCTCAAGACCTGCTGCAAAAGAACTGTGTgtttgtatcacacacacacaatgtgactgagaacacacacagttggatgtaggtgtgtgtgtgtatgtgtgagtttaGAGCAGTCAGTGAGATGCAGTATTGTATTTCTGGTGTTGACCTGgtagctaacacacacaccacacacacacacacgagcaggtCTCCAGCACTAGCTATGACAGGGACAGCACTGAGtctggggaggaagaggaggagagagggatcagtcagaggaagatggagagatacATTAGCGGTTATGTAATTCAGTCCATTTCACTTGATCAGTACTCGGCTTCACAGAACGTCATCAATGCTGAGGAAAACAGGCAGCCAGGGCTTTAAATTAGCATCCACGCCAGGGTGTTCAGAACAGAGAGatttcacagtcacacacactaatTAGACATTATGCAAATGACCCtgatagagtgagagaggtaCAGATCAGAGCCAGGCCCAGAAACCCAACATGAGAAGAAATTTCAAAGGCTGTCAATTCTGCGCCAGTCCTCCACGCCACTCTCCCCcaggagagaacagaaagaggaaagaaaCGAAGGGGTTGATGACTAGAACCACAGTGAGCTAGGGAGAGAGGTCTACAACTGTAAATAGAGGATTCAGAATAAAGACTAAACCACTAATCAGAGAATCAGGGAGAGGACACTGGTTTGGGGTCGGAGAATCAGGGAGAGGACACTGGTTTGGGGGTCAGCGAATCAGGGAGAGGGCACTGGTTTGGGGGTCGGCAAATCAAGGAGAGGACACTGGTTTGGGGGTTAGTCAATTTCAGTTTAGAACGATATTGAGGATGATGTTGGTTAGAAGAGCAGATCAATTCCTGACTGATCAGGACAAAGCCCATCTGTGCTGATCGTAACCTAAACTGCTATCGTAACTAGCTCCTGGTGCTAGAGTAACTGGTTCTCCAGTCAGAGCTGAGGGGAGTTTGGCTCTGGGACTGAAGAGTTCTCTTCCCACCAGGAAATGAGATGTCTAGACAAGAACCCAGCACAATGCCTCAAAAACATGCTGCCTGTGTCCAATTTGTTtataactctgtgtgtgtgtgtgtgtgtgtgtgtgtgtgtgtgtgtgtgtgtgtgagagagagagtgtgtgcctgagtgagtgcgtgtgtgtgtgtgtgcgtgagaggggagatggggaCACAGGGGGTTTAAAGATCATCTGCGACACATTACACAATATGGGAGTCTTCATAATTACTAACAGATGAGGAAAGTCACTTATTGTGCCAGTGAGAGGTttcatgtttgtgtctgtgtagagGTCTATAGTCATGTGTCTGTGTAGAGGTCTATAGTCATGTGCTAGTAGAGTCTATGTCATGTGTGCTGTGTAGAGGTCTATAGTCATGTGTCTTGTAGAGGTCTATAGTCATGTGTCTGTGTAGAGGTCTATAGTCATGTGTCGCTGTGAGAGGTctatatgcatgtgtctgtgtagagGTCTATAGTCATGTGTCTGTAGAGGTCTATACGTCCATGTGTCTGTGTAGAGGTCTATAGTCATGTGTGCTGTGTAGAGGGTCTATAGTCATGTTGTCTAGTGTTATAGGTCTATAGTCATGTGTCTGTGTAGAGGTCATAGTCATGTCTGATGTAGAGTCTATAGTCATGTTCTGTGTAGAGTCTATAGTCATGTGTCTGTGTAAGAGGTCTATAGTCATGTGTCTGTGTAGAGGTCTATAGTCATTGTGTCTGTGTAGAGGTCTATAGTCATGTGTCTGTGTAGAGGTCTATAGTCTGTGTCGTGTAGAGGTCTATAGTCATGTGTCTGTGTAGAGTCTATAGTCATGTGTCTGTGTAGAGGTCTATAGCATGTGCTGTTGTGCTTAGAGTCGTGTGTAGTAAGTCATGTGTCTTGTAAGGTCTATAGTCATGTGTCTGTGTAGAGGTCTATAGTCATGTGTCTGTGTAGAGGTCTATAGTCATGTGTCTGTGTAGAGGTCCTATAGTCATGTGTCTGTGTAGAGGTCTAAgtcatgtgtctgtgtgggtagagGTTATAGGTCATGTGTCTGTGTAGAGGTCTATAGTCATGTGTCTGTGTAGAGGTCTATAGTCATGTGTCTGTGTAGAGGTCTATGTCATGTGTCTGTGTAGAGGTCTATAGTCATGTGTCTGTGTAGAGGTCTATAGTCATGTGTCTGTGTAGAGGAGGAGTCTATAGTCACTGTGTCTGTGTAGAGGTCTATCAGTCATGGTGTCTGTGTAGAGGTCTATAGTCATGTGTCTGTGTAGAGGTCATATAGTCATGTTCTGTGTAGAGGTCTATAGTCATGTGTCTGTGTAGAGTCTATAGTCATGTGTCTGTGGTAGGGTCTATAGTCATGTGTCTGTGTAGAGGTCTATATAGTCATTGTCTGTGTAGAGGTCTATAGTCATGTGTGTCCTGTGTAGAGGTCTATAGTCATGTGTCTGTGTAGAGTCTATAGTCATGTGTCTGTGTTAGAGGTCTATAGTCATGTGTCTGTTGTAGAGGTCTATAGTCATGTGTCTGTGTAAGAGGTCTATAGTCATGTGTTCGTGTGTAGAGGTCATAGTCATGTGTCGTGAGAGGTCTATAGTCATGCTATGTAGAGTCTATAGCATGTGTCTGTGTAGAGGTCTATAGTCATGTGTCTGTGTAGAGTCTATTAGTCATGTGTCTGTCGTAGAGGTCTATAGTCATGTGTCTGTGTAGAGGTCTATGTGTCATCTTGTCTGTGTAGAGGTCTATTAGTCCATGTGTCTGTGTAGAGTCTATAGTGCATGTGTCAGTGTAGAGTCTATAGTCATGTGTCGTGTAGAGGTCTATAGTCATGTGTCTGTGTAGAGGTCTATATCATGTGTCTGTTAGAGGTCTATAGTCATGTGTCTATGTAGAGGTCTTAGTCATGTGTCTGTGTAGAGGTCGTCTATAGTCATGGTCATGTAGGGTCTATAGTCATGTGTCTGTGTAGAGGTCTATAGTCATGTGTCTGTGTAGAGGGTAGAGTCTATAGTCATGTGGTATAGTCTGTGTAGGAGAGGTCTAATAGTACCAGTTTCTGTTATAGCAGCGCCCAACTGGAGCAGCAGACAGTGTGTGGTTATTGAAGCTCCCAGCTGGAGCAGCAGACAGTGTGTCTGGTTATAGAAGCTCCCAGCTGGAGCAGCAGACAGTGTGTCTGGTTATAGGCAGCTCCCAGCTGAGCAGCAGACAGTGTGTCTGGTTATTGAGCTCCCAGCTGGAGCAGCAGACAGTGTGTCTGGTTATTGAAGCTCCCAGCTGGAGCAGCAGACAGTGTGTCTGGTTTATAGCAGCTCCCAGCTGGAGCAGCAGACAGTGTGTCTGGTTATAGCAGCTCCAGCTGGAGCAGCAGACAGTGTGTCTGGTTATAGCAGCTCCCAGCTGGAGCAGCAGACAGTGTGTCTGGTTATAGAGCTCCATCGCCCTCCCCAGGCTGGACAGGCAACACACTTATTCCCATAACAACCTTTTATGAAACTGCTCTCAAAGCagaaagggcagtgtgtgtgtgtgtgtgtgtgtgtgtgtgtgtgtgtgtgtgtgtgtgtgtgagagagaagggggttggACTTGTCTAGATGGGGGTTTTGTTGGTCAGTAACTTTCgggaagtgtgtgtatgtgtgtattgttgaggTGTACAGTGAGCCCCACGGTGAGGGAAGGTCTTTATTAGGGTCACCCCCCCTGTTAAAGGGCTGGCCTGCTGAGGAGAGAGTGTGTCTCTGTTGTGACTGGCCCTTTATGTGTGTCTATTGTGATTGGTGTTTTGTTATTCCTAATCTTTTGTGATTGGTGCTTTAGGGTGGGGTTATGACCTTGCAGATGGGTCTGTTGTGATGTTCGCGACGCCTCATTGTGATGTCACRATTCCTTTAAACACCATCACATGACAGAGGGGAATAGCCAGCAGCTTGTCATTTCCATAGAATGGCCAGCCAGTAGTTTAAGATTGAAGTCAAAATTGGAcatctatccatgtcctgaggacgttGAGAAATGGCGTCAACACCGGCCACTagggcttgggttttgctagggcttTGTGGACGGGTAATCCCCTGACTCTGGGTCagaaggttgtgtgttgtgtgggttttTATTTTACCCCTATCCTAAACCTTAACTCTTATGTTAACCATTCAGAAAGCGTGCCCAATCTTAGACTGTGTGAGACTGTATAAAGTGTGCTACTATGTGTTGAAGTGtgggtgtatgtgagtgtgtagaTATTTGTATCAGTATTGGTATTTGAGCATATGTCTGTTGgtatgcagtgtgtgtatgttggtatgcagtgtgtgtatgttggtatgcagtgtgtgtgtgtgagggcctTGCTTAAAAAGAGCAGTGTAGACAGAGTGAGGGCAGCTGTCGCCCCTCTCCCCTAGAGACAACCAGGAAGACAGAGCTGCTGAGTcacaggtcaggggttagaggtcagtctctccagtctctctcctctcagcctcgTGGCTCTCGTTGGAAACAGAGAGCCCTGACACCACTCAGcatgagctctgtgtgtgtggaatcTAACAGTATGGAAGGCCCTGACACCACTCAGcatgagctctgtgtgtgtggaatcTAACAGTATGGAAGGCCCTGACACCACTCAGCATGAGgctggaactgtgtgtgtgtggaatctaACAGTATGTAAGGCCCTGACACCACTCAGcatgagctctgtgtgtgtggaatcTAACAGTATGTAAGAACCTGACACCACTCAGCATGAGGCTGGAACTCTGCGTGTGTGGAATCTAACAGTATGGAAGGCCCTGACACCACTCAGCATGAGgctggaactgtgtgtgtgtggaatctaACAGTATGGAAGAACAGAGGGATGTGAGAGAGAAACTGCCGGCATAATAACAACACAGTAAAATATAAGGTATGGGGGGGTTGCTAGTCAGAATGTCAGCCATCTTAAATGGCTGTATTAGGACCAGGATGTCTGTCCCTCTCGTCCAGCCCACTATAAGACGACCTCTGAGtcattgaacacacacacccacacacacacacaatcgcatCCAAACGAATGAGACCAGGGGAGAACCATGTGGCTGACTGGAAAATTAGACATAAACAAAGCCCTGATTGGCCTGAATAAACCACAGCTAACCAACACATTATACATGGAAAACATGAACTAACTGTTGAGTAACCCAGCATCAACCGCACCGCAAGAACCCCCCCCACTGGAAGCCGGATGATGATGAAAACATGTGCACAGCTCAATTCAACGCAGAGCCTGGTCGATGATGATTAACCACCCGGACCTATACTGTTGACCAGCATGCGCCGCCTGGTCGGATGATGAATTAAACAACTGTTGACCAGCATGCAAGAGCCCCCTGTCCGGATGATGAATTAAACACTGTTGACCAGCATGCAGCAGCCCCCTGGTCGGATGATGAATTGAAACAACTGTTGACCAGCATGCAGAGCCCCTGGACCGGATGATGATTAAACAACTGTTGACCAGCATGCAGAGCCCTGGTCGGATGTGAATTAAACAACTGTTGACAGCATGCAGAGCCCCCTGGACGGATGATGAATAAACAACTGTTTGACCAGCATGCAGAGCCCCTGGTCGGATGATGAATTTAAACAACTGTTGACCAGCATGCAGAGGCCCCCTGGACGATGATGAATTAACAACTGTTGACAAGCATGCAGAGCCCCCTGGTCGGATGATGAATTAAACAACTGTTGACCAGCATGCAGAGCCCCTGGTCGGATGATGAATTATAACAACTGTTGACCAGCATGCAGAGCCCT is a window encoding:
- the LOC139024313 gene encoding protein diaphanous homolog 1-like; the protein is MYVCTEGDETGIMDDLMEALQSGAAFRRKRGPRQAANRRAGHAVTNILAKELMQEDTTPRFSKPPNKKTKIAQKEEPSIEGASIDGAGSLEDLLEDSLSRSN